Proteins from a single region of Megalopta genalis isolate 19385.01 chromosome 3, iyMegGena1_principal, whole genome shotgun sequence:
- the LOC143259100 gene encoding odorant receptor 2a-like, protein MRDRSCNQTNSCNEAYEDDLNYTLEMCRWMMRPLGIWTLIYRRVSKLEKALSILLQISNFSSLLFIILPTAYNMFFVEEDLKNIVKLLGPFSFCTSSTIKYFILGLKGNILGRCIQHLEKDWKMVKNPYHRAIMLKQVSICRFLIIVCVAFFYSGGMSYHTVMQFLSKSNTNSNITIRPVAYPCFKFLDIQSSPTYEIVFCLHCFSALVQYTITCAGYSMAAIFVTHICGQIQIQLSRLDDLMNDNEKKSTIYDRISIIVRDHAAVVRFSKEVDEALREVCLTQIMESTFNMCMLEYYCLTEWDNSDTVAILTYIMLLVSFTFIIFIFCYIGENLSEQCSRMGPASYEVPWYNLPPREACNLILVNAIAQYPPKLTAGKIMDLSISTFGTVVKTSVVYMNLLRTFAW, encoded by the exons ATGCGTGATCGATCATGCAATCAGACCAACAGCTGCAACGAGGCATACGAGGACGACTTGAATTATACGCTGGAGATGTGTCGTTGGATGATGAGGCCGCTCGGCATATGGACGTTAATTTATCGTCGCGTAAGCAAATTGGAGAAAGCTCTTTCAATCCTATTGCAGATAAGTAACTTCTCCAGCCTGCTCTTCATTATTTTACCAACGGCCTATAACATGTTTTTCGTCGAAGAGGACCTAAAGAACATAGTGAAGTTGCTCGGTCCATTCAGTTTCTGCACGTCCTCCACCATCAAGTACTTCATCCTTGGTCTTAAGGGCAACATCTTGGGACGTTGTATTCAACACTTGGAGAAAGATTGGAAAATGGTAAAGAATCCATACCACCGTGCCATCATGCTGAAGCAAGTGTCAATCTGCAGATTCCTCATCATCGTGTGCGTCGCTTTTTTCTACTCGGGAGGCATGTCCTATCACACGGTGATGCAGTTTTTGTCAAAAAGCAATACCAACTCCAATATCACCATCAGGCCGGTCGCTTATCCTTGCTTTAAGTTCCTAGACATCCAGTCCAGCCCCACCTACGAGATCGTATTCTGTCTGCACTGTTTCTCCGCTCTTGTGCAATACACCATAACGTGCGCTGGATACAGTATGGCGGCGATTTTCGTCACGCACATCTGCGGACAGATCCAGATCCAGCTTTCCCGATTGGACGATCTAATGAACGACAATGAAAAGAAAAGCACCATCTACGACCGAATTAGCATCATCGTTCGAGATCACGCTGCGGTGGTGAG GTTCTCTAAAGAAGTAGACGAAGCTCTTCGTGAAGTATGCTTAACACAGATCATGGAATCGACTTTCAATATGTGCATGCTCGAGTATTATTGCTTGACG GAATGGGATAACAGCGATACGGTCGCAATACTCACGTACATTATGTTATTGGTGTCGTTCACtttcattatattcatattttgtTACATAGGAGAAAATCTATCCGAACAG TGTAGCCGAATGGGTCCAGCATCTTACGAGGTTCCATGGTATAACTTGCCACCGAGGGAAGCTTGTAATCTTATTCTTGTGAACGCTATAGCTCAGTACCCTCCTAAACTCACTGCCGGGAAAATAATGGACCTGTCGATAAGCACTTTCGGAACT gtTGTGAAAACGTCTGTAGTCTACATGAATCTACTTCGGACATTTGCTTGGTAA
- the LOC143258918 gene encoding uncharacterized protein LOC143258918: MDKEPHKKSQLFPSNRLHVTCARRNRRMSSNLRLRSDNAVRHISIVSRQSTTCTLIVTMRDRSCNRVKSHNDHHRNDLNYTLEMCRWLLKPLGVWTLIYHRVSREERILSLFLQLACFSCLLFVILPSAHNMFFLEKDIQNVVKLFGPVGFCTFSTIKYVILGVKGNILGRCIKHVEKDWRIVRDPYHRAIMLKQASISRYLITVCVTFLYTGGMSYHTVMQFLSKDNTNANVTVRPITYPCFNFLDAQSSPIYEIVFFLHCVSALVQYTITSAGYSMAAIFVTHICGQIQIQIIRLNQLVDDDEEKSTFRDRIGSIIRDHAEVLRFSKDVEEALRDVCLTEIVESTLIMCLLEYYCLMEWENSDTIAILTYVMLLVSFTFNIFIFCYVGEILSEQCSQMGPAVYEIQWYNLPPRKAYNLILLSAIALYPPKLTAGKIMNLSLSTFGTVLKTSVIYLNLLRTFATWPKRGLLFPFTGLQFLRMSVGGRRMHRTCACVLIICFRFQRHLPQSRTRAWRITMRDRSCNQTKSCNEHYKEDLNYTLEMCRWMLRPLGIWTLIYRRVSKLEKALSILLQISSFSSLLLIILPTAYNMFYIEKDLKNIVKLLGPFSFCTSSTIKYFILGLKGNILGRCIQHLEKDWKMVKNPYHRAIMLKQVSICRFLITVCVAFLYTGGISYHTVMQLLSKSNTNSNITIRPVAYPCFKFLDIQSSPTYEIIFCLHCVSAIVQCTITSAGYSMAAIFVTHICGQIQIQISRLDDLVNDNEKKSTIYDRISIIVRDHAAVVRFSKEVDEALREMCLTQIMESTFNMCMLEYYCLTEWENSDTVAILTYIMLLVSFTFIISIFCYIGENLSDQCSRIGPASYEVPWYNLPPSEACKLILVNAIAQYPPKLTAGKVMDLSISTFGTVVKTSVVYLNLLRTFAW; encoded by the exons ATGGACAAAGAACCGCATAAAAAAAGTCAATTGTTTCCCTCTAACCGATTACACGTCACGTGCGCTCGAAGGAATCGTCGTATGTCGTCGAATTTGCGCTTGCGTTCTGACAATGCTGTGCGGCACATTTCAATCGTGTCGCGCCAGTCGACAACGTGCACCTTGATAGTTACCATGCGTGATCGATCATGCAACCGAGTGAAAAGCCACAACGACCACCATAGGAACGACTTGAATTATACGTTGGAGATGTGTCGGTGGCTATTGAAGCCGCTCGGTGTATGGACTTTGATTTATCATCGTGTCAGCAGAGAGGAGAGAATTTTGTCACTGTTTCTGCAGTTGGCTTGTTTCTCTTGTCTGCTCTTCGTCATCTTACCGTCGGCCCACAACATGTTCTTCCTGGAAAAGGACATACAGAACGTGGTGAAGCTGTTTGGCCCGGTTGGCTTTTGCACGTTCTCCACAATTAAATACGTGATCCTCGGCGTGAAGGGCAACATCTTGGGAAGATGTATAAAACACGTGGAGAAGGATTGGAGAATTGTGAGAGATCCGTATCATCGAGCCATCATGCTGAAACAAGCGTCCATCAGTAGGTATTTGATCACAGTGTGCGTGACATTCCTTTACACAGGAGGCATGTCCTACCACACGGTGATGCAGTTCTTGTCAAAAGACAATACCAACGCGAACGTCACCGTGAGGCCGATCACTTATCCTTGCTTCAACTTTCTCGACGCTCAGTCCAGTCCCATCTACGAGATCGTATTCTTCCTGCATTGTGTCTCCGCTCTTGTGCAATACACCATAACGTCAGCCGGATACAGTATGGCGGCGATTTTCGTCACACATATCTGCGGACAGATCCAGATACAGATCATACGGCTGAACCAATTAGTCGATGACGACGAAGAAAAGAGTACCTTCCGTGACCGTATTGGCAGCATCATTCGAGATCACGCCGAGGTACTGAG GTTTTCCAAAGACGTTGAGGAGGCTTTGCGTGACGTATGCTTGACTGAGATCGTAGAATCAACGCTGATAATGTGCCTGCTGGAGTATTATTGTTTGATG GAATGGGAGAACAGCGATACGATCGCAATACTCACTTACGTGATGTTGCTGGTCTCTTTTACTTTCAATATATTCATCTTTTGTTACGTAGGTGAAATTTTATCCGAACAG TGTAGCCAAATGGGTCCGGCTGTTTACGAGATTCAATGGTACAATTTACCACCTAGAAAGGCGTACAATCTTATTCTTTTAAGCGCCATAGCTCTATACCCGCCTAAACTAACGGCAGGAAAAATAATGAACCTATCTTTGAGCACGTTCGGCACT gTTCTGAAGACTTCAGTAATTTACTTAAACTTACTTCGGACATTTGCAACTTG gcCAA AAAGAGGGCTATTGTTTCCCTTTACAGGACTGCAGTTTTTACGAATGTCTGTAGGCGGTCGTCGGATGCATCGAACGTGCGCCTGCGTTCTGATAATCTGCTTCAGATTTCAACGGCACTTGCCCCAGTCGAGAACTCGCGCCTGGAGAATCACCATGCGTGATCGATCATGCAATCAAACCAAGAGCTGCAACGAGCATTACAAGGAAGACTTGAATTATACGCTGGAGATGTGTCGCTGGATGTTGAGGCCACTCGGCATATGGACGTTAATTTATCGTCGCGTAAGCAAACTGGAGAAAGCTCTTTCAATCCTATTGCAGATAAGTAGCTTCTCCAGCCTGCTCCTCATTATCTTACCAACGGCCTATAACATGTTTTACATCGAAAAGGACCTAAAGAACATAGTGAAGTTGCTCGGTCCATTCAGTTTCTGCACATCCTCCACCATCAAATACTTCATCCTTGGTCTTAAGGGTAACATCTTGGGACGTTGTATTCAACACTTGGAGAAAGATTGGAAAATGGTAAAGAATCCATACCACCGTGCCATCATGCTGAAACAAGTGTCAATCTGCAGATTCCTCATCACCGTGTGCGTGGCTTTTCTCTATACCGGGGGCATATCCTATCACACGGTGATGCAGCTCTTGTCGAAAAGCAATACCAACTCCAATATCACCATCAGGCCGGTCGCTTATCCTTGCTTTAAGTTCCTAGATATCCAATCCAGTCCTACCTACGAGATTATATTCTGTTTACACTGTGTCTCCGCTATTGTGCAATGCACCATAACGTCCGCCGGATACAGTATGGCGGCGATTTTCGTCACGCACATCTGCGGACAGATCCAGATCCAGATTTCACGATTGGACGATCTAGTGAACGACAATGAAAAGAAAAGCACCATCTACGACCGAATTAGCATCATCGTTCGAGATCACGCTGCGGTGGTGAG GTTCTCTAAAGAAGTAGACGAAGCACTTCGTGAAATGTGCTTGACACAGATCATGGAATCGACTTTCAATATGTGTATGCTCGAGTACTATTGCTTGACG GAATGGGAGAACAGCGATACGGTCGCAATACTCACGTACATTATGTTGTTGGTGTCGTTCACTTTCATTATATCCATATTTTGTTACATAGGAGAAAATTTATCCGACCAG TGTAGCCGAATCGGACCAGCATCTTATGAGGTTCCATGGTATAACTTGCCACCGAGTGAAGCTTGTAAACTTATTCTTGTGAACGCTATAGCTCAGTACCCTCCTAAACTCACTGCCGGGAAAGTAATGGACCTATCGATAAGCACTTTTGGAACT gtTGTGAAAACGTCGGTAGTCTATTTGAATCTACTTCGGACATTTGCTTGGTAA
- the LOC143259089 gene encoding odorant receptor 10-like isoform X1, with amino-acid sequence MVSQSTPFLEVNLGSPSDYSLQLNRWYLKPIGAWPSSLSTSRLERFASVMLITVCYCIILFTVIPCLLHILLEETDPYKKLRALGPFLHWSIGGVNYAALLIRGNEIRLCVEHLQADWQIVTRVQDRLVMLRHAKLGRYVSVFCAAFMHGGVLSYCFVTALSTRPVEIGNETRIVHILPCDFYQKLFNTDHSPANEIILVSQFLSAFIVNSSAVGAFSLAAALAAHACGQLKVLMNQITEMVNKSRDRDTKFLITETGEIVENHLRILSFISQIEAVMNKICFLEMFHSTVCTCMLGYYILTEWDSHDYQTLTTYVMTLFSMTFNVFLLCYIGQILTEQCKKVGEVVYMTDWYRLPHKCILDLNIIIARSSVMIKITASKMFHMSIYTFGQVSILCRSNKQDIVTESDGCSHFMGTLYRCRQ; translated from the exons ATGGTCAGCCAATCAACGCCGTTCCTCGAGGTGAACCTCGGCAGTCCGAGCGATTACAGTTTGCAGTTGAACCGATGGTATTTGAAACCAATAGGCGCCTGGCCATCTTCTTTGTCCACGTCTAGGCTCGAGCGATTCGCCTCGGTAATGTTGATCACCGTCTGCTACTGCATCATTCTGTTCACCGTGATCCCTTGTTTGCTGCACATATTGCTCGAGGAAACGGACCCTTACAAGAAGCTGAGAGCCTTGGGACCGTTCTTGCATTGGTCTATAGGTGGTGTCAATTACGCCGCGCTGCTGATCCGTGGCAATGAGATACGTCTTTGCGTGGAGCACCTGCAGGCTGACTGGCAGATCGTGACCAGAGTGCAGGATCGGCTGGTCATGTTGAGGCACGCCAAATTGGGTCGTTACGTCTCGGTTTTTTGTGCTGCTTTCATGCACGGAGGCGTTCTCTCTTATTGCTTCGTCACTGCGCTGTCCACGCGGCCCGTGGAAATCGGCAACGAGACCAGAATCGTGCATATACTGCCTTGCGATTTTTATCAGAAGCTGTTCAACACAGATCACAGCCCTGCCAACGAGATCATTCTCGTCTCGCAGTTTCTTTCCGCGTTTATAGTTAACTCCAGCGCCGTCGGAGCATTCAGCCTCGCGGCTGCCCTCGCGGCTCACGCGTGTGGCCAGTTGAAGGTTCTAATGAATCAGATCACCGAAATGGTGAACAAATCACGAGATCGTGACACCAAATTTTTGATCACAGAGACTGGAGAAATTGTAGAGAATCATCTGAGGATTTTAAG CTTCATATCGCAAATTGAAGCGGTTATGAATAAAATATGTTTCTTGGAAATGTTTCACAGTACCGTGTGCACGTGTATGCTCGGCTATTACATCCTTACG GAATGGGACAGTCACGATTACCAAACCCTGACCACCTATGTCATGACACTATTTTCTATGACCTTCAACGTATTTTTACTTTGCTATATCGGTCAAATACTAACAGAACAG TGCAAGAAAGTCGGTGAAGTGGTATACATGACAGATTGGTATCGCTTACCTCATAAATGCATTCTCGACTTGAATATAATCATAGCGAGGTCCAGTGTGATGATCAAAATCACCGCCAGCAAGATGTTCCACATGTCCATTTACACGTTCGGTCAAGTAAGTATACTTTGTCGTTCGAACAAACAGGACATCGTAACAGAATCAGACGGCTGTAGTCACTTTATGGGAACTTTGTATCGTTGTAGACAATGA
- the LOC143259089 gene encoding odorant receptor 10-like isoform X2, with the protein MVSQSTPFLEVNLGSPSDYSLQLNRWYLKPIGAWPSSLSTSRLERFASVMLITVCYCIILFTVIPCLLHILLEETDPYKKLRALGPFLHWSIGGVNYAALLIRGNEIRLCVEHLQADWQIVTRVQDRLVMLRHAKLGRYVSVFCAAFMHGGVLSYCFVTALSTRPVEIGNETRIVHILPCDFYQKLFNTDHSPANEIILVSQFLSAFIVNSSAVGAFSLAAALAAHACGQLKVLMNQITEMVNKSRDRDTKFLITETGEIVENHLRILSFISQIEAVMNKICFLEMFHSTVCTCMLGYYILTEWDSHDYQTLTTYVMTLFSMTFNVFLLCYIGQILTEQCKKVGEVVYMTDWYRLPHKCILDLNIIIARSSVMIKITASKMFHMSIYTFGQTMKSSFAYFNLLRQTV; encoded by the exons ATGGTCAGCCAATCAACGCCGTTCCTCGAGGTGAACCTCGGCAGTCCGAGCGATTACAGTTTGCAGTTGAACCGATGGTATTTGAAACCAATAGGCGCCTGGCCATCTTCTTTGTCCACGTCTAGGCTCGAGCGATTCGCCTCGGTAATGTTGATCACCGTCTGCTACTGCATCATTCTGTTCACCGTGATCCCTTGTTTGCTGCACATATTGCTCGAGGAAACGGACCCTTACAAGAAGCTGAGAGCCTTGGGACCGTTCTTGCATTGGTCTATAGGTGGTGTCAATTACGCCGCGCTGCTGATCCGTGGCAATGAGATACGTCTTTGCGTGGAGCACCTGCAGGCTGACTGGCAGATCGTGACCAGAGTGCAGGATCGGCTGGTCATGTTGAGGCACGCCAAATTGGGTCGTTACGTCTCGGTTTTTTGTGCTGCTTTCATGCACGGAGGCGTTCTCTCTTATTGCTTCGTCACTGCGCTGTCCACGCGGCCCGTGGAAATCGGCAACGAGACCAGAATCGTGCATATACTGCCTTGCGATTTTTATCAGAAGCTGTTCAACACAGATCACAGCCCTGCCAACGAGATCATTCTCGTCTCGCAGTTTCTTTCCGCGTTTATAGTTAACTCCAGCGCCGTCGGAGCATTCAGCCTCGCGGCTGCCCTCGCGGCTCACGCGTGTGGCCAGTTGAAGGTTCTAATGAATCAGATCACCGAAATGGTGAACAAATCACGAGATCGTGACACCAAATTTTTGATCACAGAGACTGGAGAAATTGTAGAGAATCATCTGAGGATTTTAAG CTTCATATCGCAAATTGAAGCGGTTATGAATAAAATATGTTTCTTGGAAATGTTTCACAGTACCGTGTGCACGTGTATGCTCGGCTATTACATCCTTACG GAATGGGACAGTCACGATTACCAAACCCTGACCACCTATGTCATGACACTATTTTCTATGACCTTCAACGTATTTTTACTTTGCTATATCGGTCAAATACTAACAGAACAG TGCAAGAAAGTCGGTGAAGTGGTATACATGACAGATTGGTATCGCTTACCTCATAAATGCATTCTCGACTTGAATATAATCATAGCGAGGTCCAGTGTGATGATCAAAATCACCGCCAGCAAGATGTTCCACATGTCCATTTACACGTTCGGTCAA ACAATGAAATCTTCCTTCGCGTATTTTAATCTCCTGCGACAGACCGTATGA
- the LOC143259101 gene encoding odorant receptor 82a-like: MVNQSTTIIGVDVESPSDYSLQWNRWYLKPIGAWPTTVSTSKLERVVSVLLIIGCYSSILFTVIPWILQICLEETNLYKKLRAIGPLLHWIMGGIKFTTLLASSNEIRHCVEHLQVDWQIVSGVQRRQVMLRYAKVGRYVSIFCGAFMQGGILSYCLMTGMSTKLVEIGNETKIVHVLPFAFYQKLINTDQSPANEIVLVSQLLSGFIVNSSAVGAFSLAAVFAAHACGQLNILMTRITEMVKEARERDTKIFFKEIGLVVQNHLRILNFISHIEDVISPICFSELFHNSLSTCLIGYYILTEWDEHDYQNLITYFMIMFSMTFNIFLLCYIGEVLTDQCNKVGKVVYMTEWYFLPYKCILDLRMIIARSSVVMKITASKMVHMSICTFSQVLKSSFAYLNLLRETT, from the exons ATGGTTAACCAATCAACGACGATCATCGGGGTGGACGTCGAGAGTCCAAGCGATTACAGTCTTCAATGGAACCGGTGGTACTTGAAGCCGATTGGAGCCTGGCCGACTACAGTTTCAACATCCAAGCTAGAACGTGTCGTCTCGGTGTTGTTGATCATCGGCTGTTACAGCTCTATTCTGTTCACCGTGATCCCTTGGATACTGCAGATTTGCCTCGAAGAGACGAACCTCTACAAGAAACTGAGGGCGATTGGTCCGCTCTTGCATTGGATCATGGGCGGTATTAAGTTCACCACGTTGTTGGCCAGCAGCAACGAGATACGGCACTGCGTGGAGCATCTTCAGGTCGATTGGCAAATCGTGTCCGGCGTACAGCGCCGACAGGTGATGCTGAGGTACGCCAAGGTCGGCCGTTACGTCTCGATCTTTTGCGGCGCGTTCATGCAAGGTGGCATTCTCTCTTATTGCCTGATGACCGGCATGTCCACAAAGCTTGTGGAAATCGGCAACGAGACCAAAATCGTCCACGTGCTGCCCTTCGCGTTCTACCAGAAGCTGATCAACACCGACCAGAGCCCTGCCAACGAAATTGTTCTCGTCTCGCAACTTCTTTCTGGATTTATTGTTAACTCGTCTGCTGTAGGAGCTTTCAGTCTTGCGGCAGTATTCGCGGCACATGCCTGCGGCCAGTTGAACATCCTGATGACGCGGATCACGGAAATGGTGAAAGAAGCCAGAGAACGAGACACGAAAATCTTCTTTAAGGAGATTGGACTCGTCGTGCAGAATCATCTAAGGATTCTAAA CTTCATATCACATATCGAAGATGTGATAAGTCCAATATGTTTCTCGGAACTGTTCCACAACAGCCTGAGCACTTGCTTGATCGGCTATTACATCCTTACG GAGTGGGACGAACACGATTACCAAAACCTGATCACCTATTTCATGATTATGTTCTCTATGACTTTCAACATATTTTTACTCTGTTACATTGGTGAAGTACTGACAGATCAG TGTAATAAAGTCGGTAAAGTGGTGTACATGACAGAATGGTATTTTTTACCTTATAAATGCATTCTTGACTTGAGAATGATCATAGCGAGGTCGAGCGTGGTGATGAAAATCACGGCTAGCAAGATGGTCCACATGTCCATTTGTACTTTTAGTCAA GTATTGAAATCTTCCTTTGCGTATTTGAATCTGTTGCGAGAGACCACATGA
- the Or35 gene encoding odorant receptor 35 isoform X2: MIALDPANARYGDMLYSVQINRWLLKPIGVWPVALCTGTAEKISIVTLALISTFLIGFLLVPCVLCPILDKSGDLDAKIKMIGPMSFCVMAAIKYLILVSRSDQISQCIRNIWADWRRYTSVADDENRDIMIESARLGRFLAVFCAGFMYFGGFFYTTVMPLCSKRTEIVDNETVRSLAFPIYRGLLDPRTSPWFEIAQFMQCLAGFVIYSVTVGACSLAAVFVMHVCGQFKIISVRLNQLVHGDSAKTDSKTAEERLGDIVQHHLRILGFITQIEGLLNEIFFVEFVGCTLNICFLGYYVLTEWEQSDTIGAMTYCILLISFTFNIFILCYIGEILSEECLKLGLTAYMINWYRLPGKKALGLILMLAMTNTSAKLTAGKIINLSLSSFCSALKSSLAYLSLLRTLTT; this comes from the exons ATGATCGCACTGGATCCAGCGAACGCTCGGTACGGGGACATGCTGTACAGTGTTCAAATAAATCGTTGGCTGCTAAAGCCGATCGGTGTATGGCCGGTCGCGTTGTGCACCGGCACAGCAGAAAAAATTAGTATCGTCACGCTCGCGTTAATCAGCACCTTCCTGATAGGGTTCCTGCTGGTACCGTGCGTGCTGTGTCCCATCCTCGACAAGTCCGGCGATCTGGACGCAAAGATCAAAATGATTGGTCCGATGAGCTTCTGCGTGATGGCTGCGATCAAGTATTTAATTCTGGTGTCGCGCAGTGACCAGATCAGCCAATGCATACGGAACATCTGGGCGGATTGGAGACGGTACACCTCGGTGGCCGACGACGAAAACAGAGACATCATGATCGAGAGCGCCAGGCTCGGCAGATTCCTGGCCGTTTTTTGCGCCGGTTTCATGTACTTCGGCGGATTTTTCTACACCACCGTGATGCCTTTGTGCTCCAAGAGGACGGAAATTGTCGACAATGAGACGGTCAGGTCGCTGGCTTTCCCGATCTACCGTGGTCTTCTCGATCCAAGAACAAGTCCTTGGTTTGAAATCGCCCAATTCATGCAATGCTTAGCCGGGTTCGTGATTTACTCTGTCACTGTCGGAGCTTGCAGCCTAGCTGCTGTGTTCGTTATGCACGTCTGCGGACAGTTCAAAATTATTTCGGTGAGACTGAATCAACTGGTTCACGGTGACAGTGCGAAAACAGATAGCAAAACTGCTGAAGAACGCTTGGGTGACATCGTTCAGCACCATTTGCGGATACTCGG TTTTATAACACAAATCGAAGGACTTCTGAATGAGATATTCTTTGTGGAATTCGTGGGATGCACGCTGAATATATGTTTCTTAGGCTATTATGTACTGACG GAATGGGAGCAAAGTGATACTATCGGAGCAATGACCTATTGCATATTGCTGATATCATTTACattcaatatttttatactCTGCTACATCGGCGAGATTCTCTCTGAGGAG TGTCTGAAACTCGGCTTGACAGCTTACATGATCAATTGGTATCGTTTACCTGGAAAGAAAGCGCTCGGCTTGATACTGATGCTGGCGATGACGAACACATCCGCGAAATTGACTGCGGGCAAAATCATTAACTTGTCCTTGAGCAGTTTCTGCAGC GCTTTAAAATCGTCTCTGGCTTATTTAAGTTTGCTCCGAACTCTCACAACATGA
- the Or35 gene encoding odorant receptor 35 isoform X1 has translation MIALDPANARYGDMLYSVQINRWLLKPIGVWPVALCTGTAEKISIVTLALISTFLIGFLLVPCVLCPILDKSGDLDAKIKMIGPMSFCVMAAIKYLILVSRSDQISQCIRNIWADWRRYTSVADDENRDIMIESARLGRFLAVFCAGFMYFGGFFYTTVMPLCSKRTEIVDNETVRSLAFPIYRGLLDPRTSPWFEIAQFMQCLAGFVIYSVTVGACSLAAVFVMHVCGQFKIISVRLNQLVHGDSAKTDSKTAEERLGDIVQHHLRILGFITQIEGLLNEIFFVEFVGCTLNICFLGYYVLTEWEQSDTIGAMTYCILLISFTFNIFILCYIGEILSEECLKLGLTAYMINWYRLPGKKALGLILMLAMTNTSAKLTAGKIINLSLSSFCSVSNTNVESRLKLHLKSLQALKSSLAYLSLLRTLTT, from the exons ATGATCGCACTGGATCCAGCGAACGCTCGGTACGGGGACATGCTGTACAGTGTTCAAATAAATCGTTGGCTGCTAAAGCCGATCGGTGTATGGCCGGTCGCGTTGTGCACCGGCACAGCAGAAAAAATTAGTATCGTCACGCTCGCGTTAATCAGCACCTTCCTGATAGGGTTCCTGCTGGTACCGTGCGTGCTGTGTCCCATCCTCGACAAGTCCGGCGATCTGGACGCAAAGATCAAAATGATTGGTCCGATGAGCTTCTGCGTGATGGCTGCGATCAAGTATTTAATTCTGGTGTCGCGCAGTGACCAGATCAGCCAATGCATACGGAACATCTGGGCGGATTGGAGACGGTACACCTCGGTGGCCGACGACGAAAACAGAGACATCATGATCGAGAGCGCCAGGCTCGGCAGATTCCTGGCCGTTTTTTGCGCCGGTTTCATGTACTTCGGCGGATTTTTCTACACCACCGTGATGCCTTTGTGCTCCAAGAGGACGGAAATTGTCGACAATGAGACGGTCAGGTCGCTGGCTTTCCCGATCTACCGTGGTCTTCTCGATCCAAGAACAAGTCCTTGGTTTGAAATCGCCCAATTCATGCAATGCTTAGCCGGGTTCGTGATTTACTCTGTCACTGTCGGAGCTTGCAGCCTAGCTGCTGTGTTCGTTATGCACGTCTGCGGACAGTTCAAAATTATTTCGGTGAGACTGAATCAACTGGTTCACGGTGACAGTGCGAAAACAGATAGCAAAACTGCTGAAGAACGCTTGGGTGACATCGTTCAGCACCATTTGCGGATACTCGG TTTTATAACACAAATCGAAGGACTTCTGAATGAGATATTCTTTGTGGAATTCGTGGGATGCACGCTGAATATATGTTTCTTAGGCTATTATGTACTGACG GAATGGGAGCAAAGTGATACTATCGGAGCAATGACCTATTGCATATTGCTGATATCATTTACattcaatatttttatactCTGCTACATCGGCGAGATTCTCTCTGAGGAG TGTCTGAAACTCGGCTTGACAGCTTACATGATCAATTGGTATCGTTTACCTGGAAAGAAAGCGCTCGGCTTGATACTGATGCTGGCGATGACGAACACATCCGCGAAATTGACTGCGGGCAAAATCATTAACTTGTCCTTGAGCAGTTTCTGCAGCGTAAGTAACACAAACGTTGAATCACGATTGAAATTACACTTGAAATCATTGCAGGCTTTAAAATCGTCTCTGGCTTATTTAAGTTTGCTCCGAACTCTCACAACATGA